From Aquarana catesbeiana isolate 2022-GZ linkage group LG05, ASM4218655v1, whole genome shotgun sequence:
cagagagatgacatcatctctcactgcccaccctcactctgggacaacaaggcactgtcactggccactggcagtgacaatctgcatctgataacaggcgacgtagcaagtgacaagccccatctgaaggcaggtgacggtggcaagtgacacactcagactcccactaattctgcattatggtgagttgaactatttcattttatattacaatgtaataagagaaaacatgtacttcaatcatcctgacaccatattaaccatggtgccgtgatgattgaagcgccaacaccagccattgccccgacaaattgcccacaaaaattttggcagtgccccacccgagattagactctggatccgcccctgctccaggtgcggccggatcagagtcttgtagagtgggagaattattgttttatctctggagttaatcccctttttaatgcatgccaatattctggttAATAAGGTTACTTAAAGGTGGCACATTGTGCAAACACATTGCAGCATTGTTGAAACCCAACTTCAATCTCCACACTTTCCAAGGCTCCGCCCTCCCTGCAGATCCCCTTGcatgttttttattatatattttttaacttcttATCTTTTCTGAAGTCTTCAGGTCAGTCAAGTGCAGGATCCTTTTCCTCTCTTCCCTGGGCTCGGTGGTCCTTACTGATGTAGAGAGCAGCACTGATGTGAGTGATGACCTGCATTATTACATTGTGAAATAAGGGTACTGTGATGACCTTCCCTAAGGGATGAACCCATGACCTCCATGTTCTTTAGCCTGGACATCATTCAATATGAAAGACTGAGAGCATCCTGCAGTGAAGAAGAGGTTATGAGAGAGGGCAGCACCTGATTAAGGGTAAGTATTACAGacagatctacttttttttttttaaacaggttggGGGGAAATTTTGATAGATAAAAATATAGTTTAGAGGTGTACTTTATTTGAACACATTTTAAAACACTGTAAAACcttcaaaagtgaaaaaaaaacaaaaaaacaaagcagtaTTTATGTTTTCAACTTTTCTTCTTTACACCATACAATATCCTCTGGAATTGTAGGTTCCCTCTAACCTTTTTGCTGCCACAGTGGTTTTGCATTATTTGGGCTTTGCGGAGCCTGGAAAAATTGGCAGAGGTGCGCACATAATCACGGGGGTGTGTGGAAGTGATCTGGTGGCTGCACAGCCAAAAGTCAGCTTCAGATTTACACTCAGAGTGTGTGCAACCCCCCTCCCCGTGCCACCACCGACTTATAGAATACAGGGGTTGTAGTAAAAAGGTTAAAGGAAATCAGTAATAAGATAAATATGAAAGCTTCCATTGAGGACCTCTGCCAGTGAAAATATTAGTTGCCCGGTTGTCATGCCACTTTCAGAGTTAggcattttttaaaacaaagtttcTGTTGATTGAAAGTTTTCATTCATCTCTCATTTATTTTGCTGAATGCCAACTTTATAAAAGCAGTAATTTCTGTAGAAGGTCACCAATGACATCATCCATAGATCCAGGTTTTTTTTCTCAGAGTATAGAGTGTAGGGACATATACCTTTACTATAAACATTTATTTATCCACAAACTTCCTCAAGATAAAAGCTACAAGACCAGCTCAGCCTCACCCTGTGCCGAGAAATGTGAGCTGACCTTTGGATTTTCATTGTCGGAGACTTTCACTTTCATGTTTCTCTTCTGCTGTCAGCAATGGCGTCTGCTGGTTTGAGACAGGAGCTGGACTGTTCCATCTGTCTGACCACatatacagatcctgtaaacctgagatgtggacacaattTCTGCCAGGTCTGTATTGATGgtgtgttggatacacaggagggatctggaggttattcctgtcctcagtgcagagaagagttccaggatcggcctgtgctgcagaggaacataacactacgtaacatagtggaggcTTTCCGATCTACTCAGCTGGAAGAAGGGAAGACTGGAAtcttctgtacatactgtattcactctcctgtacctgctgttaaatCCTGTCTTCATTGTGAAGCTTTTCTGTGTGATAATCACCTGAGAGTTCACAGCACGTCACCAGAACATGTCCTAACTGATCCCACCACTTCCATGGAGAACAGAAAATGCTCCATCCATAGAGAACTTCTTAAATATTACTGCCCTGAGGACTCtgcctgtatctgtgtgtcctgcaggcTGGATGGAGAACACCGGGGACACAAGGTGGAGACTTTGGATGAGGCCTCTGAGAAGAAGAAACAGAAACTgagaaatgttctgcagaaactgatgacagagagagaggagacggagaaaagagtccagagtttgcaggatcgcaggagaaaagtacaagaaaaatcagctggtctaacagagagagtcactgccctgttcatAGAGCTCAGGAGACAACTggaggacctggagaagagagtcctgaggaacATCTCCAGCCAGGAAGAGCGGATCTCATTGTCTGATCTGATCCAtcagctggaaataaagaaggaggatctgtccaggaagatggaggacattgaggagctgtgtaacatgactgacccgctgactgtcctacaggaatcagacacagggaaCTTATGTGATACTCAGGagggagatgatgaggacagagagagacatgatagactcctccatgatggaggggatctggatgtgtctggaatctcacacacattacacacagggttATCTGATATGATAAAAGGGGtaaatgtattcttctatatacagGAAGcttcagacatattactggatgtgaacACAGCTCATAATAATCTACTGATATCAGATGACATgaaaactgtatccaggtcagatatagagcagaatcgtccagaaacaccGGAGAGATTTCAGTTATGTTTGCAGGTATTAAGCAGTCAGAGATTTTCCTCGGggcgacattactgggaagtggatgtcagtGAGTCAGAAGATTGCAGCGTTGGGATGTGTTAtcccagtatagagaggagaggaggaggagtgcaGTCACTGATTGGaaataataagaagtcctggggttTGTGGAGGTATAGCGGTGTGTGTTTTCTATTTCATGACAATAAACCAATCAGAATATCTCCCAATCTCTCCAGTAATAGAGTCAGGATCTatgtggattatgaggccgggcagctgtccttttatgatctgtgtgacccaatcagacacctccacaccttcaccaccaccttcactgagccccttcATGCCGGGTTATGTGTAGGAAAAGGTTCTATAACAATATCTGGGGGTaggtgttagggaaataattcaccgtctcagaccgtcctcgggcatcaaggtaatatttattgcatatgcaagagaaatgaattgcattacatgttcatgcagccatcgtcatttctaaggaaaatactgtggtacatgtcttttttataagccctggacacccccctttcctgtcttaaaacatgcccagtctcatgtattttcaactttattctggacagaacaggaaaggtggaagtgtctgttacagactgttatcttcatctaacaatggttacaggatactgacttgaaaactccccaagccaacacaaaaatacaggatatattcagaaaactgcatatctaagcatattatattgctgactccattttattactagtctttagctcaatcctagattcatagcttatttctaggccatgataaacaaaatggcgtctttcataactgacatttaaagtataatttctctaacagtaGGGTGCCcatgtgtcccggattgcccggacattcccgcaattggcaggtctgtcccggatcccgggcaccttcattccggtaCAATACAGTGTCCAATggaattgacagagcgagcaaaccccgctatagtgctggtgctcgctctgcctccagctccaacTGAGACTCtggccactggttgctatagccgcctttcggctagcaaccagtgacctcacagcGTGACTGCCCGGCATGCAAAGcggaggagaagttaactttctcctcctccgcgCCTAACGTTCTCCACCATGGACGAGGCTGTCAGCGGGGGCAGCCCCAAATACACAAATCCACCGGCACTGTGACTGTTACCATCTCCGCAGCTCTGCTGGATGTCTACCTGCCTCATACCGCAGAgcagactgaagccgcctccccctcctcggctATTTACAAGTACATggagagggaagagggacaccgctgtgcattcctggcgctgatctgaggtctgttctaagctcatattatatgtgtatgtagatggacagaggagggacagtgatcaggaaaagggtaaaaagtgcCACCCCAGCATGTTTTTGACACCCACCTTTCCactagcacaagtggaagggggggtctatactgtgggggttctgtacttaggggggtctataatgagggaggggggtctatacttagtcagGGGGGTCTACACCGTGCGAGAAGGGGTCTGTATTCAGTGGGAGGGGTATATACTGAGGGGgcgagtctgtactgagggaggggaatctatacttgatggagggggtctttactgagggggtatatacttagtggagagggggggttcgtactgaggggggtctatagttagtggggggtccatactgagggagggggtctatagttagtgggggggatccgtactgagggagggggtctatagttagtgggagggtccgtactgagggagggggtctatagttagtgggggtccatactgagggaggggtctatagttagtgggggggtccgtactgaaggagagggcctatagttagtggggggtccatactgagggagggggcttatactttgtggagagggggccggactgagggaaggggtctacagttagtagagggggggtccgtactgagggaagggggtctatactgaagaaagggggtctgtactaagggaggggagtctattattacagtgtaataatagaaatacattgcatggtgttgggatgatataagtgctaaaaccagccattcacccgacaaatcactcgcCGCCGAAATCCCGCCAACCCCAAAACTACATTCaaccccccccggtccttggcaaaattgtccctgaatggcagtttggaaatgtggtcaccctatctgGGGGTGAAAGGCGACGtgagaaataataatataacagaaaatctgCCCAaatctgctgacatcacagaaatacAAATCTGATTATTTGTAATTAATGGAATAATGCAGTAGATTCATACAAACAATCACAGCATTGAGAAATCTCAGCACAGGAAAGTGTGATTTTTTTCTCTTATAGTGACAATAATAAGATTTGGGGTTTTCAGGGGTTCATTAAGTGTTAGTGGTCAGGATAAGGCTATTATAATTGATTATGATTTGAATGATTATTCAAAATTTTCAGAAAATGTAATGTAcactattgcagcttgccaatacttagatgtgctgactgcattggttttcttttttcagcctttttttttctatttttaccgagagatcctgccagtaacacacttcctgtcctaggatgacaccaCTCACTCGTGGTACTGTACACTGTAGTTTTTTTAGGTACTGTCATTTTTTGGCGCCGTTCCACGAGCGTACGcagttttaaaacatgacatgttgggtatctatttactcagcataacatcatcttttatatttcaccatatgggtaatatattgtgttttaaaattgtgtgtgtattaaaatgtattacttttttttttctccaaaaaatttgCATTGAAAAAGACGCTGTGCAAATATAAAactatgcaacacccaccattttattctctagggcctctgcttgaaacaatctataatgtttgggggctctaggcagttttctagcaaaacaatgctgatttttacatataggagaggaatgtcagaattggcccggactggaagtggttaatatcagactgcagagtgcacaggacagcactggatttctggcaggattcacAGGGTAGTTTCTACACTTATTGAATAGCTATAACAATATTCTTTCaagtgtatatttaacagaccaaaatgaaggaaatAAGTGAAGTTAATTGTTATCTTCATTGTAGTTTATTGTTGCTGTCAGACAGAAGTGTACAAAGCTGTAAAGCTCTAATTGGCTCAGAGTGCTGCCCCTCACCCCCCCATGCTGCGGTGTAGGTGATTACAGGAAGTGATATCAGGACAAATTCAGATATATACAACAGTTCTATGTAGACAAAAAAAATAAGCTTTT
This genomic window contains:
- the LOC141145547 gene encoding LOW QUALITY PROTEIN: E3 ubiquitin/ISG15 ligase TRIM25-like (The sequence of the model RefSeq protein was modified relative to this genomic sequence to represent the inferred CDS: inserted 1 base in 1 codon); amino-acid sequence: MASAGLRQELDCSICLTTYTDPVNLRCGHNFCQVCIDGVLDTQEGSGGYSCPQCREEFQDRPVLQRNITLRNIVEAFRSTQLEEGKTGIFCTYCIHSPVPAVKSCLHCEAFLCDNHLRVHSTSPEHVLTDPTTSMENRKCSIHRELLKYYCPEDSACICVSCRLDGEHRGHKVETLDEASEKKKQKLRNVLQKLMTEREETEKRVQSLQDRRRKVQEKSAGLTERVTALFIELRRQLEDLEKRVLRNISSQEERISLSDLIHQLEIKKEDLSRKMEDIEELCNMTDPLTVLQESDTGNLCDTQEGDDEDRERHDRLLHDGGDLDVSGISHTLHTGLSDMIKGVNVFFYIQEASDILLDVNTAHNNLLISDDMKTVSRSDIEQNRPETPERFQLCLQVLSSQRFSSGRHYWEVDVSESEDCSVGMCYPSIERRGGGVQSLIGNNKKSWGLWRYSGVCFLFHDNKPIRISPNLSSNRVRIYVDYEAGQLSFYDLCDPXQTPPHLHHHLH